A genome region from Paracoccus stylophorae includes the following:
- a CDS encoding glycine C-acetyltransferase: protein MPASFLEDVRSTLETIDADGLMKRERLITSPQGTRISVGDREVINLCANNYLGLADHPDLIRVARDAMDSKGFGMASVRFICGTQDLHRALEQKLADFLNTDDAILYAACFDANGGLFEPLLGPEDAIVSDALNHASIIDGIRLCKARRYRYANNDMADLEARLREAREAGARHVMIATDGVFSMDGYLADLPAITRLAREYDATVMVDDCHATGFMGPRGAGTPDHFGVDVDILTGTLGKALGGAMGGYVAGPQPVIDLLRQRSRPYLFSNALPPSIVAAGIEAIRLVEQGADLRERLFDNARYWRKGLGDLGFDLLDGQHPIVPVMLGEAPLAQKMAAGLFEQGVYVSGFFYPVVPHGRARLRTQMNAALTTDQLDRALAAFATVGRDLGVIG, encoded by the coding sequence ATGCCCGCCAGTTTTCTTGAAGATGTCCGCTCCACGCTTGAGACCATCGACGCCGATGGGCTGATGAAGCGCGAACGCCTGATCACGTCGCCGCAGGGAACCCGGATTTCCGTCGGCGACCGCGAGGTGATCAATCTGTGCGCCAACAACTATCTGGGGCTGGCCGATCATCCCGATCTGATCCGGGTGGCGCGGGACGCGATGGACAGCAAGGGGTTCGGCATGGCCTCGGTGCGCTTCATCTGCGGCACGCAGGATCTGCACCGTGCGCTGGAACAGAAGCTGGCCGATTTCCTGAACACGGACGATGCGATCCTTTACGCCGCCTGTTTCGATGCCAATGGCGGCCTGTTCGAGCCGCTTCTGGGCCCCGAGGACGCCATCGTGTCGGATGCGCTGAACCATGCCTCGATCATCGACGGGATCCGGCTGTGCAAGGCCCGACGCTATCGCTATGCCAACAACGACATGGCCGATCTTGAGGCAAGGCTGCGCGAGGCGCGCGAGGCGGGTGCGCGTCACGTGATGATCGCCACCGATGGCGTGTTTTCCATGGACGGCTATCTGGCCGATTTGCCGGCGATCACCCGGCTGGCGCGGGAATACGACGCGACGGTGATGGTGGATGACTGCCATGCCACCGGCTTCATGGGGCCGCGCGGGGCCGGAACGCCGGATCATTTCGGCGTTGACGTGGATATCCTGACCGGCACGTTGGGCAAGGCGCTTGGCGGGGCGATGGGCGGCTATGTCGCCGGGCCGCAGCCGGTGATTGACCTGCTGCGCCAACGCTCGCGCCCCTATCTGTTCTCGAACGCGCTGCCGCCCTCGATCGTCGCCGCCGGGATCGAGGCGATCCGGCTGGTGGAACAGGGCGCGGATCTGCGCGAACGGCTGTTCGACAACGCGCGTTATTGGCGCAAGGGGCTGGGCGATCTGGGGTTCGATCTGCTGGATGGCCAGCATCCCATCGTGCCGGTGATGCTGGGCGAGGCGCCGCTGGCGCAGAAGATGGCGGCCGGGCTGTTCGAACAGGGGGTCTATGTCTCGGGCTTCTTCTATCCGGTGGTGCCGCATGGTCGGGCGCGGCTGCGCACGCAGATGAATGCGGCGCTGACGACAGACCAGCTTGACCGCGCGCTGGCCGCCTTTGCGACGGTGGGCCGCGATCTGGGGGTGATCGGATGA
- a CDS encoding ETC complex I subunit: protein MRVRIYQPARNAMQSGTARTKGWVLEFPHADPRKIDPLMGWTSSDDTQSQVRLRFETRKQAEDYARDHGLDYVVQHPDRRGLNVRPRGYGENFATDRRAPWTH, encoded by the coding sequence ATGCGTGTGCGCATCTATCAGCCGGCCCGTAACGCCATGCAGTCGGGAACGGCGCGGACCAAGGGCTGGGTGCTGGAGTTTCCGCATGCCGATCCGCGCAAGATCGACCCGCTGATGGGCTGGACCAGCAGCGACGATACGCAAAGCCAGGTGCGCCTGCGCTTTGAGACGCGCAAGCAGGCAGAGGACTATGCCCGCGACCACGGGCTGGATTACGTCGTGCAGCACCCCGATCGGCGCGGGCTGAACGTCCGCCCGCGCGGCTATGGCGAGAATTTCGCGACCGACCGTCGCGCGCCCTGGACCCACTGA
- a CDS encoding LacI family DNA-binding transcriptional regulator, whose amino-acid sequence MTASRPRRPLTLRDVSEASGVSEMTVSRVLRNRGDVSAATREKVLTAAKMLGYVPNKIAGGLASQRVNLVAVVIPSLSNLVFPDVLGGISAELDDTGLQPVIGVTNYSPAREEMVLYDMLSWRPSGVILAGVEHSKASRAMLTNAGIPVVEIMDIDGEGIDTLVGISHIRAGREMAARIVAAGYRRIGFVGTHMPEDHRARKRLAGFETGLGEAGLQLEAREYYQGGSSLLKGRELTGRILGRAPDLDFLYFSNDMIGAGGLLHCLDKGYDIPGRIGLAGFNGVDLLDGLPVQLATTDARRLDIGRRAARLVAGKDTPPADRIVALTPSFRPGDTIRAT is encoded by the coding sequence ATGACCGCTTCCCGTCCCCGCCGTCCCCTGACCCTGCGCGACGTGTCCGAAGCCTCGGGGGTGTCCGAGATGACCGTCAGCCGGGTGCTGCGCAATCGCGGCGACGTGTCGGCCGCCACGCGCGAAAAGGTGCTGACGGCGGCCAAGATGCTGGGCTATGTGCCCAACAAGATCGCGGGCGGGCTGGCCAGCCAGCGGGTGAACCTGGTCGCGGTGGTGATCCCGTCCCTGTCGAACCTGGTCTTTCCCGATGTGCTGGGCGGCATCTCGGCCGAGCTGGACGACACCGGGCTGCAACCGGTGATCGGGGTCACCAACTATTCCCCCGCGCGCGAAGAGATGGTGCTGTATGACATGCTGTCCTGGCGACCCTCGGGCGTGATCCTGGCGGGGGTCGAGCACAGCAAGGCGTCGCGCGCGATGCTGACCAATGCCGGCATTCCGGTGGTCGAGATCATGGATATCGACGGCGAAGGGATCGACACGCTGGTCGGTATCTCGCATATCCGCGCGGGCCGCGAGATGGCGGCGCGGATCGTGGCCGCCGGGTATCGCCGCATCGGTTTCGTCGGCACCCACATGCCCGAGGATCATCGCGCCCGCAAACGGCTGGCCGGGTTCGAGACGGGCCTTGGCGAGGCCGGTTTGCAGCTTGAGGCGCGGGAATATTATCAGGGCGGATCGTCGCTGCTGAAGGGCCGGGAACTGACCGGGCGGATCCTGGGCCGCGCGCCCGATCTGGATTTCCTGTATTTCTCGAACGACATGATCGGCGCGGGCGGGCTGCTGCATTGTCTGGACAAGGGCTACGACATTCCCGGCCGGATCGGTCTTGCCGGGTTCAACGGCGTCGATCTTCTGGACGGGTTGCCGGTGCAACTGGCCACCACGGACGCGCGCAGGCTTGATATCGGCCGCCGCGCCGCGCGGCTGGTCGCGGGCAAGGATACGCCGCCGGCCGACCGGATCGTGGCGCTGACGCCCAGCTTCCGGCCCGGCGATACCATTCGCGCGACCTGA
- a CDS encoding S49 family peptidase, which yields MEIPYLNRLIGRGPHVSVVRLHGAIGMAGRSGALSDAALAPLIERAFRRGKPVAVALSINSPGGSPVQSSLIAARIRRLADETGTPVHAFVEDMAASGGYWLACAGDRIWADESSVLGSIGVISAGFGFQDLIARWGIERRVHTAGQSKSTLDPFRPEKPEDVARLHNVLEPIHQAFKDHVRTRRGDRLSGTQDLFTGEFWAGREAVRLGLADGIGHLVPQMKSLYGDRTRFTVHRPRQSLFRRLGLSAQSLIDSAEERAAFARFGAQG from the coding sequence ATGGAAATTCCGTATCTGAACCGGCTGATCGGGCGCGGGCCGCATGTCTCGGTCGTGCGGCTGCACGGCGCCATCGGCATGGCCGGGCGCAGCGGTGCGCTGAGCGACGCGGCGCTGGCGCCGCTGATCGAACGCGCGTTCCGCAGGGGCAAGCCGGTCGCGGTGGCGCTGTCGATCAATTCGCCGGGCGGATCGCCGGTGCAATCCTCGCTGATCGCCGCGCGGATCCGGCGACTGGCCGACGAGACCGGCACCCCGGTCCACGCCTTCGTCGAGGACATGGCCGCATCGGGCGGATACTGGCTGGCCTGCGCGGGCGACCGGATCTGGGCGGATGAAAGCTCGGTCTTGGGGTCGATCGGGGTGATCTCGGCCGGGTTCGGGTTTCAGGACCTGATCGCCCGTTGGGGGATCGAGCGGCGGGTCCACACCGCCGGCCAGTCGAAATCGACGCTGGACCCGTTCCGCCCCGAAAAGCCCGAGGATGTGGCGCGGCTGCACAACGTGCTGGAACCGATCCACCAGGCCTTCAAGGATCACGTGCGCACCCGCCGCGGCGACCGGCTGAGCGGGACGCAAGACCTGTTCACCGGCGAGTTCTGGGCCGGACGCGAGGCGGTGCGCCTGGGGCTGGCCGACGGCATCGGCCATCTGGTGCCGCAGATGAAGTCGCTTTACGGCGACCGGACCCGCTTTACCGTCCACCGCCCGCGCCAGTCGCTGTTCCGCCGGCTTGGCCTGTCGGCCCAGTCGCTGATCGACAGCGCCGAGGAACGCGCGGCCTTTGCCCGGTTCGGGGCGCAGGGATGA
- a CDS encoding calcium/sodium antiporter: MIVDIALVLAGLALLVLGGDLLVKGAVNLSLRLGITPLVVGLTVVAFGTSAPELIVSLSAALRGATDIAVGNVVGSNIANVLMILGAAAMMSGIVTRGHDLRESWAMMIAASVLLIVLAFLGPIGRVEGAILLAALGLVLWRQLSSARAQDQDATDLEGVALGARWRRILIWLAGGLIALPVGANLLVGGASDIALAFGISEAVIGLTLVAVGTSLPELAASVAAAMRGRADMALGNVVGSNIFNILSILGLTALVRPLPVPAEMMRLDLWVMLASSLLLAPFLFRGIPIGRLAGAGFVLAYCAYVWVLL; this comes from the coding sequence GTGATCGTTGATATCGCGCTGGTTCTGGCGGGGCTGGCGCTGCTGGTTCTGGGCGGCGATCTGCTGGTCAAGGGCGCGGTGAACCTGTCGCTGAGGCTGGGCATCACGCCGCTGGTCGTCGGACTGACGGTCGTGGCCTTCGGCACATCGGCACCCGAACTGATCGTCTCGCTGTCGGCCGCGCTGAGGGGGGCGACCGACATCGCTGTGGGCAATGTCGTCGGCTCGAACATCGCCAATGTGCTGATGATCCTTGGCGCGGCGGCGATGATGTCGGGCATCGTCACGCGCGGTCACGATCTGCGCGAAAGCTGGGCGATGATGATCGCGGCCTCGGTTCTGCTGATCGTGCTGGCCTTTCTGGGCCCCATCGGGCGGGTCGAGGGCGCGATCCTGCTGGCCGCGCTTGGGCTGGTGCTGTGGCGGCAACTGTCCAGCGCCCGCGCGCAGGATCAGGACGCCACCGATCTTGAGGGCGTGGCGCTTGGCGCGCGCTGGCGGCGGATCCTGATCTGGCTGGCGGGCGGGCTGATCGCCCTGCCGGTCGGGGCCAATCTGCTGGTCGGCGGCGCCAGCGACATCGCGCTGGCCTTCGGCATCAGCGAGGCGGTGATCGGCCTGACCCTTGTTGCGGTGGGAACCTCGCTGCCGGAACTGGCCGCCTCGGTCGCCGCGGCGATGCGCGGGCGGGCGGACATGGCGCTTGGGAACGTGGTGGGATCGAACATCTTCAACATCCTGTCGATCCTGGGGCTGACGGCCCTGGTCCGGCCGCTGCCCGTCCCGGCCGAGATGATGCGCCTGGATCTGTGGGTCATGCTGGCCAGTTCGCTGCTGCTGGCGCCGTTCCTGTTCCGCGGCATTCCGATCGGCCGGCTGGCCGGGGCCGGGTTCGTGCTGGCATATTGCGCTTATGTGTGGGTGCTGTTGTAG
- the uvrC gene encoding excinuclease ABC subunit UvrC, with protein MTQKTGHALIHDYLRTLDGSPGVYRMLDAQGAVLYVGKARDLKARVSNYARPSGHSARIARMIRDTASMMFLTTRTETEALLLEQNLIKQLKPRYNVLLRDDKSFPNILVAKSHDFPQIKKHRGAKSEKGDYYGPFASAGAVNRTLTQLQRVFLLRNCTDSTFESRTRPCLLYQIKRCSAPCVGRIDKREYGALVADAERFLQGKTTDIQAALADEMARAAEAMEYERAAALRDRIKALTAVQSVQAVNPRGVAEADIVALHMESGQACVQVFFIRGNQSWGNRDFYPRLGGVESPDEVMQAFLLQFYDDKPPPRQILLSHAPEDPDLTADVMAGRAGRKVEVLVPQRGEKVELVANALRNARESLARRMSESAAQARLLEGVGEAFDLPVTPRRIEIYDNSHIMGTNAVGGMVVAGPEGFIKSQYRKFNIKGTEITPGDDFGMMKEVLTRRFSRLLKEDPDRRTDAWPDLLLIDGGAGQVSAVDGILADLGVDDIPVVGVAKGVDRDHGKEEFHRPGRRPFALRMNDPVLYFIQRLRDEAHRWAIGTHRARRAKSVMANPLDEIAGIGAARKRALLAHFGSAKAVSRAGVEDLQAVEGISAAMAQKVYDHFHAKG; from the coding sequence ATGACGCAAAAGACCGGCCACGCGCTGATACACGACTATCTGCGAACCCTTGACGGCAGTCCCGGCGTCTATCGGATGCTGGATGCGCAGGGGGCGGTTCTGTATGTCGGCAAGGCGCGCGACCTGAAGGCGCGGGTGTCGAACTATGCACGACCCTCGGGCCACTCGGCGCGGATCGCGCGGATGATCCGCGACACCGCCTCGATGATGTTCCTGACCACGCGCACCGAGACCGAGGCGCTGCTGCTGGAACAGAACCTCATCAAGCAGCTGAAGCCGCGCTATAACGTGCTGCTGCGCGACGACAAGTCGTTCCCGAACATTCTTGTCGCCAAAAGCCACGACTTTCCGCAGATCAAGAAACATCGCGGCGCCAAGTCGGAAAAGGGCGACTATTACGGCCCATTCGCCAGCGCGGGCGCCGTCAACCGCACGCTGACCCAGTTGCAGCGCGTCTTCCTGCTGCGCAACTGCACCGATTCCACGTTCGAATCGCGCACCCGGCCCTGTCTTCTGTACCAGATCAAGCGGTGCAGCGCGCCCTGTGTCGGACGCATCGACAAACGGGAATACGGCGCATTGGTGGCCGATGCCGAACGGTTCCTGCAAGGCAAGACGACCGACATCCAGGCCGCGCTGGCCGACGAGATGGCCCGCGCCGCCGAGGCGATGGAATACGAACGCGCCGCCGCGCTGCGCGACCGGATCAAGGCGCTGACGGCGGTGCAATCGGTTCAGGCCGTGAACCCGCGCGGCGTGGCCGAGGCCGATATCGTCGCGCTGCACATGGAAAGCGGTCAGGCCTGCGTTCAGGTCTTCTTCATCCGCGGCAATCAAAGCTGGGGCAACCGCGATTTCTATCCCCGGCTTGGCGGCGTCGAAAGCCCGGACGAGGTGATGCAGGCGTTCCTGCTGCAATTCTATGACGACAAGCCGCCGCCCCGGCAGATCCTGCTGTCCCATGCGCCCGAAGATCCCGATCTGACCGCCGATGTGATGGCCGGCCGCGCGGGCCGCAAGGTCGAGGTGCTGGTCCCGCAGCGCGGCGAGAAGGTCGAACTGGTCGCCAACGCCCTGCGCAACGCCCGCGAAAGCCTGGCCCGGCGCATGTCCGAAAGCGCGGCGCAGGCCCGGCTGCTGGAAGGGGTCGGCGAGGCGTTCGACCTGCCGGTCACGCCGCGCCGGATCGAGATCTATGACAACAGCCACATCATGGGCACGAACGCGGTCGGCGGCATGGTCGTCGCCGGTCCCGAAGGCTTCATCAAAAGCCAGTATCGCAAGTTCAACATCAAGGGCACCGAGATCACGCCGGGCGACGATTTCGGCATGATGAAAGAGGTGCTGACGCGCCGCTTCAGCCGCCTGCTGAAGGAAGACCCCGACCGCCGCACCGACGCCTGGCCCGATCTGCTGCTGATCGACGGCGGCGCCGGGCAGGTCTCGGCCGTGGACGGCATCCTGGCCGATCTGGGAGTTGACGATATTCCGGTGGTCGGCGTCGCCAAGGGCGTGGACCGCGACCACGGGAAAGAGGAATTTCACCGCCCCGGACGCCGCCCCTTCGCGCTGCGCATGAACGATCCGGTGCTGTATTTCATCCAGCGCCTGCGCGACGAGGCGCATCGGTGGGCCATCGGCACCCATCGCGCCAGGCGCGCCAAGTCGGTGATGGCCAACCCGCTGGACGAGATCGCGGGAATCGGCGCGGCGCGCAAACGCGCGCTGCTGGCCCATTTCGGCAGCGCCAAGGCCGTCAGCCGCGCCGGGGTCGAGGATCTGCAGGCGGTCGAGGGCATCTCGGCCGCGATGGCGCAGAAGGTCTATGACCATTTTCATGCCAAGGGCTGA